The Streptomyces aurantiacus genome includes a region encoding these proteins:
- a CDS encoding amidase produces MSDVPFQPAVEQSRALAAGEISSRELVELYLERITIHNTALNAVVTLDAERARREAGEADAARAAGRDLGPLHGVPITVKDSFETAGMRTVCGRTDLKDYVPDLDAEAVKRLRSAGAVIMGKSNMPPGNQDVQADNPVFGPSSNPWDTTRTSGGSAGGGAVATAAGLTTFDFGSEIGGSTRIPSHFNGLYGHKSTWRSIPLIGHVPYGPGTGRWTDADMACGGAQVRDARDLVPILRATVGAADYDGGFSYTLAPPRATNLADFRVAVWGEDPACPVDSDVAAAVDDAVTVLRAVGAKITVQPASLPVDIATNHGKVFQPLLFGAGDRTGLAPASSAAALARFVQHPRGDAGPALLGTFQSHYRWLQAHMVRNEIRQRWFEFFQDFDIVLMPVTPTAAPAHHNKLIDWFGRPFEVDGVRRPYWDQVKWSAIANVSGGPATTIPVRKGRSGLPIGLQAMGPSGGDLTTIEFAALLGREVDGFVPPPAFV; encoded by the coding sequence GTGAGTGACGTCCCCTTCCAGCCCGCAGTGGAGCAGTCGCGCGCGCTGGCCGCGGGTGAGATCTCGAGCCGGGAACTCGTAGAGCTGTATCTCGAGCGGATCACCATCCACAACACCGCACTGAACGCGGTGGTGACCCTCGACGCCGAGCGTGCCCGTCGTGAGGCCGGGGAAGCCGACGCCGCCCGGGCGGCGGGGCGGGACCTCGGTCCGCTGCATGGTGTGCCGATCACGGTCAAGGACAGCTTTGAGACAGCCGGGATGCGCACCGTCTGCGGGCGCACGGACCTCAAGGACTACGTGCCCGACCTGGACGCCGAGGCGGTCAAACGGCTGCGTTCGGCCGGTGCCGTGATCATGGGGAAGAGCAACATGCCTCCGGGCAACCAGGACGTCCAGGCCGACAACCCGGTGTTCGGTCCTTCATCGAACCCGTGGGACACGACCCGCACCTCGGGCGGATCCGCCGGGGGCGGCGCCGTCGCCACCGCCGCAGGCCTCACAACGTTCGACTTCGGCTCGGAAATCGGCGGATCGACCAGGATCCCGTCCCACTTCAACGGCCTGTACGGGCACAAGTCGACCTGGCGGTCGATACCCCTCATCGGGCATGTGCCCTACGGCCCGGGCACGGGACGATGGACGGACGCCGACATGGCCTGCGGCGGCGCGCAGGTCCGCGACGCCCGTGACCTCGTACCGATCCTGCGGGCAACGGTCGGGGCAGCCGACTACGACGGCGGTTTCAGCTACACGCTCGCTCCGCCACGCGCGACCAACCTCGCCGACTTCCGGGTCGCCGTCTGGGGTGAGGATCCCGCGTGCCCGGTCGACAGCGACGTCGCGGCAGCCGTGGACGATGCAGTCACTGTGCTGCGGGCGGTCGGCGCGAAGATCACGGTCCAGCCCGCCAGCCTCCCTGTCGACATCGCGACGAATCATGGGAAGGTCTTCCAGCCCCTGCTCTTCGGCGCGGGCGACCGCACCGGCCTCGCTCCTGCCTCCAGCGCCGCGGCGCTGGCCCGGTTCGTCCAGCACCCGCGGGGTGACGCCGGTCCCGCCCTGCTCGGAACCTTCCAGTCCCACTACCGCTGGCTGCAGGCCCACATGGTGCGCAACGAAATCCGGCAGCGATGGTTCGAATTCTTCCAGGACTTCGACATCGTGCTCATGCCGGTCACCCCGACGGCCGCCCCCGCCCACCACAACAAGCTGATCGACTGGTTCGGACGGCCCTTCGAAGTCGACGGTGTACGACGTCCTTACTGGGACCAGGTCAAGTGGAGCGCCATTGCCAACGTCTCCGGAGGGCCGGCGACGACCATCCCGGTGCGCAAGGGCAGGAGCGGACTGCCCATCGGTCTCCAGGCCATGGGCCCCAGCGGGGGCGATCTCACCACCATCGAGTTCGCCGCGCTGCTGGGCCGGGAAGTCGACGGCTTCGTGCCGCCTCCGGCCTTCGTCTAG
- a CDS encoding SDR family oxidoreductase: MTQTLADKTILMSGGSRGIGLAIALRAARDGANVVMLAKTAVPHPKLEGTVHTAVDEIERAGGKGLAVVGDVREEDDVRTAVNAAVSAFGGIDIVVNNASAIDLSSSEQLEMKRYDLMQDINTRGTFLLSKAAIPHLRKAGNPHILTLSPPLNLAPHWVGKHLGYTLSKYGMSLCTIGLAEELAADGIAANSLWPRTLINTAAVRNVVGGAGQARSPRIMADAAYAIVTRDARKCTANLFIDDEVLSDEGVTDLSAYSPAGFEGDLALDIFVDPA; the protein is encoded by the coding sequence ATGACACAGACACTGGCCGACAAGACCATCCTGATGTCGGGAGGCAGCCGCGGCATCGGACTCGCCATCGCCCTGCGCGCGGCCCGCGACGGTGCGAACGTGGTGATGCTCGCCAAGACCGCCGTGCCGCATCCAAAGCTCGAAGGCACGGTCCACACCGCCGTCGACGAGATTGAGCGCGCGGGCGGCAAGGGGCTGGCCGTAGTCGGCGACGTCCGCGAAGAGGACGATGTGCGCACCGCCGTCAACGCGGCGGTCAGCGCCTTCGGCGGCATCGACATCGTGGTCAACAACGCCAGCGCGATCGACCTGTCGTCGTCGGAGCAGCTGGAGATGAAGCGGTACGACCTGATGCAGGACATCAACACGCGTGGCACGTTCCTGCTGAGCAAGGCAGCGATCCCACATCTGCGCAAGGCGGGCAACCCGCACATCCTCACGCTCTCCCCGCCGTTGAACCTCGCGCCGCACTGGGTGGGGAAGCATCTCGGTTACACGCTGTCGAAGTACGGCATGAGTCTGTGCACCATCGGGCTCGCCGAGGAGCTCGCCGCCGACGGCATCGCCGCCAACTCGCTGTGGCCGCGGACCCTGATCAACACAGCCGCCGTGCGCAATGTGGTCGGCGGCGCCGGACAAGCCCGTAGTCCGCGGATCATGGCTGACGCCGCGTACGCCATCGTCACGCGTGACGCGCGGAAGTGCACCGCCAACCTGTTCATCGACGACGAGGTCCTCTCGGACGAGGGCGTCACCGACCTGTCCGCCTACAGCCCTGCCGGCTTTGAGGGTGATCTCGCGCTCGACATATTCGTCGATCCGGCCTGA
- a CDS encoding acyl-CoA dehydrogenase family protein, with amino-acid sequence MTSTPTRQIDRLYHELLAPKEAQSVRAAVRRIAEREVAPHAVAIAGGDERTDGFPRQVFDGLASAGVFRIPFPGEVGGDGLTHPATATAAAIEELAYYSSSVAAVFDVHCILAGNALRQGTEEQQQRWLRKVVEGSVVGAFATTEPDASSDLSPQAVQTEAIRTEAGWVLNGHKRWISNSPVAGFVVVLARTGTRLSMFIVDTALPGVEVGLPDRKMGNRGQLTADIRFTDVHLTDDDLLGGAEGHGLRHALSTLTYGRIGIAAAGVGMAQAAFDHTVAHLSTRHAFGKPVAANQHWQFLLAERATEIENARTLYTKAALRLDAGNPSPEPEAAMAKYYGTKLSVDMARDAVQAFGGLGFARELGADGSPGPVEAIYRDSKIGEIYEGTNEIQKWVIARQIFGRAIVG; translated from the coding sequence ATGACTTCGACTCCCACACGCCAGATCGACCGGCTCTACCACGAGCTCCTGGCCCCCAAAGAGGCACAGTCCGTTCGCGCTGCCGTGCGCCGGATCGCAGAACGCGAAGTGGCTCCGCACGCCGTGGCGATCGCCGGTGGTGACGAGCGCACGGACGGCTTCCCCCGGCAGGTGTTTGACGGGCTTGCGTCGGCGGGGGTCTTCCGGATCCCCTTCCCCGGCGAGGTCGGCGGCGACGGTCTGACCCACCCGGCGACCGCCACCGCCGCGGCCATCGAGGAACTGGCCTACTACTCCAGCAGCGTCGCGGCCGTCTTCGATGTGCACTGCATCCTGGCGGGCAACGCCCTGCGGCAGGGCACTGAGGAGCAGCAGCAGCGGTGGCTGCGAAAGGTCGTGGAGGGATCAGTGGTCGGCGCGTTCGCCACCACCGAGCCGGATGCCTCAAGTGACCTGTCCCCGCAGGCGGTTCAGACCGAGGCGATACGCACCGAGGCCGGCTGGGTGCTGAACGGCCACAAGCGGTGGATCTCCAACTCGCCCGTCGCCGGGTTCGTGGTGGTTCTCGCCCGCACCGGCACCCGGCTGAGCATGTTCATCGTCGACACGGCACTTCCCGGAGTGGAAGTCGGCCTTCCCGACCGCAAGATGGGCAACCGCGGCCAACTCACCGCGGACATCCGCTTCACGGATGTGCACCTGACCGACGACGACCTCCTCGGTGGCGCCGAGGGACACGGACTGCGCCATGCGCTGTCCACTCTGACCTACGGCCGGATCGGCATCGCGGCTGCCGGGGTCGGCATGGCGCAGGCCGCCTTCGATCACACCGTGGCCCACCTGTCGACGCGACACGCCTTCGGCAAGCCGGTGGCCGCCAACCAGCACTGGCAGTTCCTGCTCGCCGAACGGGCCACCGAGATCGAGAACGCCCGCACCCTCTACACCAAGGCCGCCCTGCGTCTGGACGCGGGCAACCCGTCCCCGGAGCCCGAGGCCGCGATGGCGAAGTACTACGGCACCAAGCTGTCCGTGGACATGGCACGCGACGCCGTCCAGGCCTTCGGAGGCCTCGGCTTCGCGCGCGAACTGGGCGCCGACGGCAGCCCCGGGCCTGTCGAGGCGATCTACCGGGACAGCAAAATCGGTGAGATCTACGAGGGGACCAATGAGATCCAGAAGTGGGTCATAGCTCGGCAGATCTTCGGTCGGGCCATCGTCGGCTGA
- a CDS encoding MarR family winged helix-turn-helix transcriptional regulator, translating into MAEHTICLLVKLGQVAFRIAEDGIGGTGLRVRHYSVLQALADNGAMPQLALGSFLRIDPATMVTSLDDLERTGCAERTRDPQDRRRYAVDITAEGRKVLADLNRTLVDLDGEILADLGATERDSLQALLGSLAGSPTLTSLFDAVREQNGAKRA; encoded by the coding sequence GTGGCCGAACACACCATCTGCCTGCTGGTCAAGCTCGGGCAGGTGGCGTTCAGGATCGCTGAGGACGGTATCGGCGGGACCGGTCTGCGAGTGCGGCACTACAGCGTCTTGCAAGCTCTTGCGGACAACGGCGCCATGCCGCAACTGGCACTTGGTTCATTCCTGCGGATCGACCCGGCGACGATGGTGACGAGTCTCGACGACCTGGAGCGCACCGGATGCGCCGAGCGGACGCGAGATCCACAGGATCGTCGACGCTACGCCGTGGACATCACCGCCGAAGGCCGCAAGGTTCTTGCCGACCTCAACCGCACACTCGTCGATCTCGACGGCGAAATCCTCGCAGACCTGGGTGCCACGGAACGAGACTCGCTTCAGGCCCTGCTGGGCAGCCTCGCGGGAAGCCCCACTCTGACCTCCCTGTTCGACGCCGTCCGGGAGCAGAATGGAGCGAAACGGGCTTAG
- a CDS encoding transposase, producing MESMGRKKPRPRRSFTPECKAEIVDLCRRGDRSVGQIAKDFDLTEPAVRLWVSQAEVDAGERDGLTSSERGELAALRRENRRLREDVEVLKRATAFFASMPGCWRSVGVHGPNSLMVAGP from the coding sequence ATGGAGAGCATGGGGAGGAAGAAGCCACGCCCTCGCCGTTCGTTCACACCGGAGTGCAAGGCCGAGATCGTTGATCTGTGTCGGCGCGGTGACCGCTCGGTCGGTCAGATCGCCAAGGACTTCGATCTGACCGAGCCGGCAGTGCGGCTGTGGGTCAGCCAGGCCGAAGTCGACGCAGGCGAACGCGACGGACTGACCAGCAGCGAACGCGGGGAACTGGCCGCGCTGCGGCGGGAGAACCGCCGGCTGCGCGAGGACGTCGAGGTCCTCAAGCGGGCGACAGCTTTCTTCGCGTCAATGCCAGGCTGTTGGCGATCGGTGGGCGTGCACGGGCCGAACTCGCTTATGGTGGCTGGCCCTTGA
- a CDS encoding DUF6207 family protein, whose product MWPWLVESCVGRSTWGWTFRTGRERSRSLDVGESAARTGAGGEAETLRLTADHPAGPGEADHDAPSPHGRVKNPGPENFHGRRHVLPCMKPISEAHLSEPGLAVVDVVAADDETALAVQELNGKRRSE is encoded by the coding sequence ATGTGGCCGTGGCTCGTTGAGTCGTGCGTGGGGAGGAGTACGTGGGGTTGGACTTTCCGGACGGGCCGTGAGAGATCGCGAAGCCTCGATGTGGGAGAGTCCGCCGCCAGGACCGGCGCAGGCGGCGAAGCCGAGACGCTCCGCCTCACAGCGGACCACCCGGCCGGTCCCGGCGAAGCAGACCACGATGCCCCGTCTCCACACGGTCGGGTGAAGAACCCCGGACCGGAGAACTTCCACGGCCGCCGGCACGTCCTGCCGTGCATGAAGCCGATCAGCGAAGCACATCTCTCAGAGCCGGGGCTGGCCGTGGTGGACGTCGTTGCCGCGGATGACGAGACCGCTCTCGCCGTCCAGGAACTGAACGGAAAGCGCCGGTCAGAGTGA
- a CDS encoding type II toxin-antitoxin system Phd/YefM family antitoxin, producing the protein MAYEIPVTQARAELADLINRVVYGAERVVVTRHGKPLVALVSAADLERLEKLDAVGDEQVITSVSGVREVASAPRERQRFGIAAEHRGPGAS; encoded by the coding sequence ATGGCCTACGAGATTCCGGTGACGCAAGCCAGGGCTGAGCTCGCCGACCTGATCAACCGGGTGGTGTACGGCGCCGAGCGCGTCGTGGTGACGCGGCACGGAAAGCCCCTCGTCGCCCTGGTGTCAGCCGCTGACCTGGAGCGACTCGAGAAACTCGACGCGGTGGGGGACGAGCAGGTGATCACCTCGGTCTCCGGTGTCCGCGAGGTCGCGTCCGCTCCCCGCGAACGGCAGCGGTTCGGGATCGCCGCGGAACATCGAGGGCCCGGCGCGTCGTAG